Below is a window of Cytobacillus firmus DNA.
CATGACTAAGGATAGAATGCCAAAGATCACGACCATTATCTGAAGTCCAACGGCATCCAGCAGGAATCCTGTCAGCAGGAGCACAATTTGGAAAATAACACGATCGAGCATGTTTCGGAAGGAGAAGAATCTTCCGTGGAATTCCTTTGGCACCCTTGTTTGAAATATGGTGGCTGCAGTTGGAAAGAAACAGCCAACGGCAAATCCGAATACAAAGAAGGCCGCAATGGATAGAACGGGCACATCCGCAAAGTACAGAAGGAGCTGTGAGACGCCAATGACAAATGAGAAGAAAAATAAGATAGCATAAGGCGAACGCTTTTGGCTGATTTGCTTGACGATAAATGCGCCGAGCATGAAGCCGATTCCTTCGGCAGTATAAATTAACCCTTTAATGGACGAACTGTCCTGAAGCTCGCTGATATTGATGACCATCAGGTTGAAACCGCCAAGAAACAGCAGTGGGACCAGCGTTAAAATCAGTGTCATGAATACAATGGGGAGGCCTTTAATAATTGGGAAAACCTCCTTGAATCCTCCGCTGTTTTTCGCAGACTCTTTTCCAGGGCCTGGCTGCTCCCTTTTTTCCTCGAAGTCCATAAACCAGGTTAATCCGAACAGAGCCAGGTAAGCGACCAGCGACCCGATATAAAGCATGGATAATGGCAGAATGACTAACAGAACACCAGCCAATGCTGTACCCAATATCCTCGAAAGGGTGGACACATTCATGTGCACACCATTCAGCTGCAGCAAATCTTTCTCGGCAACTACAAGAGGGAT
It encodes the following:
- a CDS encoding MFS transporter, which gives rise to MWKNKNVWILLTGEFIAGVGLWLGIIGNLEFMQERVPSDFLKSLILASGLLAGIAVGPFAGRITDQLNKKTVMLGAGFVRAISVIFMLIAIQTGSVWWMVLFLVMIQLSAAFYFPALQAAIPLVVAEKDLLQLNGVHMNVSTLSRILGTALAGVLLVILPLSMLYIGSLVAYLALFGLTWFMDFEEKREQPGPGKESAKNSGGFKEVFPIIKGLPIVFMTLILTLVPLLFLGGFNLMVINISELQDSSSIKGLIYTAEGIGFMLGAFIVKQISQKRSPYAILFFFSFVIGVSQLLLYFADVPVLSIAAFFVFGFAVGCFFPTAATIFQTRVPKEFHGRFFSFRNMLDRVIFQIVLLLTGFLLDAVGLQIMVVIFGILSLVMTAAFFVKFKQIRTEVQIKEEIST